CTTGGGTGATTGGACGCCCAACGTGACGGATTCCAGGTACTCGTTTCCCCGTCCCCAGCTCGAGCCAAATTTCTCTCCTTGCGTTGCTGATCTTAAAGGGTATTACTTGATCTCGGCGTAACATTGAACTAGATGACATGGGGTTAAAGTCAAGCGCAATCTCCACGTTGCTTATAGGCAACCTTCCTATTGTCCCGCAGCGTGTGCTCGTAGAAGCTGTCATAAAAGACAGCCTCCGCACACCCATGACCGCCAAGATGATAGCCCAAAATGTCTCTCATTACTCTAGGAAGAGTAACTAGTTGTGACACAGCATTTATTAGTCTGGTGATCAGCAAACCCAGAAGAGAAGCCTTCTTCCAGTTTTGGGCAAGAAAAGACATCCTATGTAAGGGAGGGGGAGCAGTAATACTCGAACAATCGTTGGCATGGGTATAATGGATGAGACCTATATCCCTTTAAGCCCCTTTCTGGATTCATAGATCTTTATTAAAATGATTGTTCCTTAGATGATCAATTTTGAACCCTCTCATTGTTTGGCATTCACTCGTTATTGTACCTCTCCAAGAGAGGCTACCAGTATGGTATCTGTTTACACTCTTCCGCCGAGTCCCCCCAACTGGGACAAGGTTGGCGTATTCTACATCTCTTGGTGTGCATCATGGACAACGTTTCTCATCACAGGCATGGTTTTCTGCTGGTATAACAGGAACCTCCCTGTACTAAAGATTCGCGGCCTGCTACTGTCTTTCTCCGCTATTGCATTTCTGCACATATACTGGATCCTCGCACAAATCACATATCCCATTGGGGCGACTATGCCACTAGTCCTCGCATACGACATTCAGTATTTCTTCATGAGTCTCTGGTTCCCTCTGGGAGTCGCACTCTTCCACGCGTCCAATCTCCGCTTCCTTCGCGTGGCAAGACTGCAGAAACAGTTTACTCATCCTTCCCGTCGGGTAGAACCTGGCTGCAATGGCGCGAGAACTTCGTGGCTTTGCCGCCTAAGAAACATGGACCATACAAGGCGAGCCTTGCTTTTTATTGGCCTCGGAATGATTGTCCAGGTGTGTTTGTCTAAGACTCCGCGTTGTTAAAGCGAaagtttttcttcttccctttgcTCACGTGCTAAACGTTGCACTCAGGTCCTCCTCACCGTCGGTATGTGGGTAGCATGTCGAAAATACCATCCGACATTTGGCATTCCTGGTACCGAACTTCGTGGCGCGACGATCCCCGAGCAGCTGGTGGACTTGGGTCGAGGGTGGGAATGGTGGCCGTCCGTCTTATGGCAGGTCATCTGGACTTGGATCGTATGTCATGATTTATAATGAGAATGTCGCCGTGGTTAACCTCTTTTCAGATTGCACCTTTTCTGATCTGGCGGGCATGGGGAATCCGCGATACCATGGGATGGCGCACACAAACCATCGGCTGCTGTATCTCCAAGTACGGTAGCCATTTTTCTTGAGTCACATTGCTGGTATAACTAACGATTGATCCAGTCTTCACGCGACACCAATGTTCCTAATATCGTCCTATGTCCCTGCCTTTGAAAAGGTCAACCGATATTTCACGCCAAGCCAATGGTGAGTGCTCCCAAACGGATTGAGTGAATGAAGCAAGCTTACTGAATGCCCATCAATCATATAGGATTCATCTATCCATCCTTATGTTTGAAGTATTCACTGTTTTTGTTCCTGTCTTCCAGGTGTTCAAATTTTGGCTTCGGCAAAAGAAGGCAGCGCGTTCAAATGCCAAATGGGGTTCTTCCTCTGACGATACGCCGCCCAGCCCATCTTCCTCAGAAGACTGGattttctcttccaacaCCTCAAGCCCAAAGGGGAAAGCTATTGAAATGTTTCAGGAAGATCTAGGCGATCGTTTTTTAACCATGAGCGCCCTCGAAATGATCCTCAACGAGGATCCACATCCTCTGCAAGAATTCTCTGCACTGAGAGACTTTTCCGGAGAAAACATCGCCTTCTTAACAAGCGTTGCGAAATGGAAGTCATCATGGAATGAGAAGTCGGGCAATGAACAGAAGCGCGAAATTTATAATGGCGCTCTAGAGATTTACGTCGACTATATCAGCCCCAGAGACGCCGAGTTTCCTCTGAATCTGGCCTCTGGCGAGCTCAAACGCGTCGAGAAGATTTTCGAAAAAGCCGCTCGTATCGTCTGTGGAGAGCAAAACATCAACCCCGCAACTCCTTTCGACGTTGAAGTTGCCCCTTGGCGGTGTGATACTGATGGTCCGTTCGAACTAACCAGCAGGACCACTCCCAGGGTGAAATATGACGGCGAGATTCCTGATGCTTTTGACGTGACGGTGTTTGACAGCATACAGAGCCATATCAAGTATCTGGTTTTGACGAATACATGGCCCAAGTTTGTAGAAGAGATGCAGGCTAGAAAACGACGATCGAGCGAAACGGCGCGGACAGTGAGAAGCGAGGGCACGTGGAAGTCTGGGTCAACAATCACGAATCGGATCAAACATCTGGTCCATCAAATAATTTAGGTAAAACTGCATATGCCAATGCAGGCACCATCGGGCTGGGCCATCCCTTAGTTTAAAGGTTAATAGGTCTGTGGGTTATCACCTCATGTTCATGTAATCACAAGGGATATACATCTAGTATAGATAGTAATTTAGTAGTCAGCACGTGCGATGGAGACTTCGACACTTCATGTGGAGCGCATTTGATAAGAATACATGTAAATCGGGCAACCTAAACTCCATAACTCAGCCCTAGCATGCAGGTCCGTGGAGTGTATGATGTAAATGCCGGTAGAAAGGGAGCCGACATTTGAAAGGAGGCTTTCCTACGAATGGGTTGATTACCGATGCAGTCTTGGATATAGTAGTTATGGCGCAACGGTAAAATAAACCATTGGTCAGCCGTCTAACTTAGTCGCAGTTTTTTCCGCCGCTGATTCCATAGTTGTGGATACAGGACTCTGTTGGACAAGGATTACCTCTGTCTCGTTAGAGTAAAGCTTTAGAGTATTCTCCGCCTTGAACCTTGTTTCGGTATCCGCAAGCCTTTTTCGGTTTACGGTGTGGAGTACGTCTGAAGACGCGAGATGCGGGAAGCTATTATAGACTTACACGGCAACAGCCCAATCACGCCCTCTCACGCCCTCTCCTTCGGAGTAATTAGCCGAGGAATATGTAAGCAGTGTAGATGTTGTCGGTGTTTACTAAAGACAGGCTATCGAGGTATTACCAATGCAACTAGGTTACCGAGAGAGCGGATCAGAGGAATAGTTGTCTCGGGATGTAAGTATAATAACCGACAACTCCCAACAGCAATGGCAACTCTATCCTTCAAGTTGTCTGTCTTCTATAACTCAACAGCTCTCCATTCATTACCATTATCAAGATGCTCTTTCATCGGCTAATTCCTGTTTTCGCTGCGGCCGCTCAGGCACTGCCGCAGCCACCTTCGGCCCACTGTCGGGATATCCAAATCCCAATTACTGTCTCGACGCCTCGCTTCATTGTGACGGCATCTCTCAAGGATGATTGGGATGTAGCTGCTCTGACTCTCAACCTCACCCGTCGAGATTCAGGACACTCGGCCGATCCTCTTCCCATCAACGGGAAAACATCTGCTTCTGTGAAGAGCACTTACACCGTGGGAGCTACGTTGTGCGGCAATGGAGGCCCCACATTGGTGCTCACACACGGTATTATTGAGTCCAAGCTGTGAGTCTTTTGTTCAAGATCTATTCAATGTGAAGAGATGCGATTCTGACAGCCTTGGTGTAGTTACTGGAACCCAAGTTTCCCAGGAAGTAAACAGTACAACTTCATCGatgctgccgttgctgcGGGCTATTCAGTTCTTAGCTACGACCGCATTGGCGTTGGCTCATCGCCAAAGTAAGTTGCTAACAGTACAAATAATAAGTCTATATACTAAAATTCCATAACAGGGTCAACTCGTTGACAGACGCGCAATTCCAAGTTGAGGTCGCCGTGCTGGAGGGCCTCGTCAACTACGCCAAGACCAAAGCCCATGCTACCAAAGTCGTCCTCGTCGGCCATAGCTACGGCTCCTACATTTCCTCTGCAGCGGCCTCAAATGTTGCCGTCGATGGCCTCGTCCTGACCGGCTTCAGCGGAACCTTTGACTACTTCCCTCCCTTTGTCGCCGGAGCTAGCCTTCGCGTTGCCCGAACTCAAAACCCTCTGCGCTGGGGAAAGCTCGATTCAGGATACCTGACTACCGCGGA
The sequence above is drawn from the Trichoderma breve strain T069 chromosome 5, whole genome shotgun sequence genome and encodes:
- a CDS encoding alpha/beta hydrolase family domain-containing protein, whose protein sequence is MLFHRLIPVFAAAAQALPQPPSAHCRDIQIPITVSTPRFIVTASLKDDWDVAALTLNLTRRDSGHSADPLPINGKTSASVKSTYTVGATLCGNGGPTLVLTHGIIESKLYWNPSFPGSKQYNFIDAAVAAGYSVLSYDRIGVGSSPKVNSLTDAQFQVEVAVLEGLVNYAKTKAHATKVVLVGHSYGSYISSAAASNVAVDGLVLTGFSGTFDYFPPFVAGASLRVARTQNPLRWGKLDSGYLTTADLYAETYVYYAAPYFEHSVAEYTFNVGSQPFAVGELPSLLATTIHYENIKAPVYVLQGQFDVSACGGNCVGVVNNTKTIFTGSKALEYVEDLPAGHNLNFHKVAPQAFQKIFSFLSKHGVKP
- a CDS encoding regulator of G protein signaling domain-containing protein, with the protein product MVSVYTLPPSPPNWDKVGVFYISWCASWTTFLITGMVFCWYNRNLPVLKIRGLLLSFSAIAFLHIYWILAQITYPIGATMPLVLAYDIQYFFMSLWFPLGVALFHASNLRFLRVARLQKQFTHPSRRVEPGCNGARTSWLCRLRNMDHTRRALLFIGLGMIVQVLLTVGMWVACRKYHPTFGIPGTELRGATIPEQLVDLGRGWEWWPSVLWQVIWTWIIAPFLIWRAWGIRDTMGWRTQTIGCCISNLHATPMFLISSYVPAFEKVNRYFTPSQWIHLSILMFEVFTVFVPVFQVFKFWLRQKKAARSNAKWGSSSDDTPPSPSSSEDWIFSSNTSSPKGKAIEMFQEDLGDRFLTMSALEMILNEDPHPLQEFSALRDFSGENIAFLTSVAKWKSSWNEKSGNEQKREIYNGALEIYVDYISPRDAEFPLNLASGELKRVEKIFEKAARIVCGEQNINPATPFDVEVAPWRCDTDGPFELTSRTTPRVKYDGEIPDAFDVTVFDSIQSHIKYLVLTNTWPKFVEEMQARKRRSSETARTVRSEGTWKSGSTITNRIKHLVHQII